A genomic region of Homalodisca vitripennis isolate AUS2020 chromosome 5, UT_GWSS_2.1, whole genome shotgun sequence contains the following coding sequences:
- the LOC124363837 gene encoding flocculation protein FLO11-like, which translates to MLTRCSWLIILVMTQITPPGNFTLVETQLHAHRKESEDGYLLKLKSKCQSLNTKMKINLPLLILLLPCSSLKVKTLERNSINTDLTDTTTLGYITGDSPTRTEDEVEFTEPVSNITETTDYIFNITNNTTSSINSSPSSATATVYTSSGTNITETDIATSDVTTSSESLTHSESSHTISNGGSVDVTLDLAVTSASPTASTVTTSNLITVTGTHPATSDTKIPSESLTDSESSHTISNDGSVDVTPDLAVTSASPTASTVSTSNLITGTGTDPATSDTKIPSESLTDSESSHTISNDGSENVTPDLAVTSASPTASTVSTSNLITVTGTDPATSDTTIHSEPLTDSESSHSISNDGSVDVTPDLAISSASPTASTVSTSNLITVTGADPATSGTKIPSESLTDSESPHTISNDGSVDVTPNRAVTSASPTASTVTTSNLITVTGTDPDTSDTKVPSELLTDSVLPHTISNNGSVDVTPDLAVTSASPTASTVSTSNLITVTGTDPATSDTKIPLKSLTDSESSHTISNDGSVDVTPDLAVTSASPTASTVSTSNLITGTGTDPATSDTKIPSESLTDSESSHTISNDGSENVTPDLAVTSASPTASTVSTSNLITVTGTDPATSDTNNPFGTVN; encoded by the exons ATGTTGACTCGGTGCTCATGGCTCATCATTCTG GTTATGACACAAATCACTCCTCCGGGGAACTTCACTTTAGTTGAGACACAGCTTCATGCACACCGCAAAGAGTCAGAAGATGGCTACCTATTGAAACTCAAAAGTAAATGTCAAAGTTTAAACACGAAGATGAAGATAAACCTTCCATTGCTCATTTTGTTACTTCCATGTTCATCACTAAAAGTAAAAACACTGGAGCGTAACTCAATTAATACTGACCTAACAGACACCACTACACTAGGCTACATCACCGGGGATTCTCCTACTAGAACTGAAGATGAAGTAGAGTTCACGGAACCAGTTTCAAATATTACAGAAACgacagattatatatttaatataacaaataatactacAAGTTCAATAAATAGTTCACCATCGTCTGCTACCGCGACTGTTTATACATCAAGTGGAACAAATATCACAGAAACTGACATCGCAACTTCTGACGTAACAACCTCCTCGGAATCGTTAACGCATAGTGAATCATCTCATACAATAAGCAATGGTGGGTCAGTGGATGTTACTCTAGATCTAGCGGTCACTTCAGCGTCACCTACTGCCTCGACCGTTACTACAtcaaatttaataacagttaCGGGAACACATCCTGCTACTTCTGATACAAAAATACCTTCGGAATCGTTAACTGATAGTGAATCATCACATACAATAAGCAATGATGGGTCAGTGGATGTTACTCCAGATCTAGCGGTCACTTCAGCATCACCTACTGCTTCAACCGTTTCTACATCAAATTTAATAACAGGTACGGGAACAGATCCTGCTACTTCTGATACAAAAATACCTTCGGAATCGTTAACTGATAGTGAATCATCACATACAATAAGCAATGATGGGTCAGAGAATGTTACTCCAGATCTAGCGGTCACTTCAGCATCACCTACTGCTTCAACCGTTTCTACAtcaaatttaataacagttaCGGGAACAGATCCTGCTACTTCTGATACAACAATCCATTCGGAACCGTTAACTGATAGTGAATCATCACATTCAATAAGCAATGATGGGTCAGTGGATGTTACTCCAGATCTAGCGATCTCTTCAGCATCACCTACTGCCTCGACCGTTTCTACATCCAATTTAATAACAGTTACGGGAGCAGATCCTGCTACTTCTGGTACAAAAATCCCTTCGGAATCGTTAACTGATAGTGAATCACCACATACAATAAGCAATGATGGGTCAGTGGATGTTACTCCAAATCGAGCGGTCACTTCAGCGTCACCTACTGCCTCGACCGTTACTACAtcaaatttaataacagttaCGGGAACAGATCCTGATACTTCCGATACAAAAGTCCCTTCGGAATTGTTAACTGATAGTGTATTACCACATACAATAAGCAATAATGGGTCAGTGGATGTTACTCCAGATCTAGCGGTCACTTCAGCATCACCTACTGCTTCAACCGTTTCTACGtcaaatttaataacagttaCGGGAACAGATCCTGCTACTTCTGATACAAAAATACCTTTGAAATCGTTAACTGATAGTGAATCATCACATACAATAAGCAATGATGGGTCAGTGGATGTTACTCCAGATCTAGCGGTCACTTCAGCATCACCTACTGCTTCAACCGTTTCTACATCAAATTTAATAACAGGTACGGGAACAGATCCTGCTACTTCTGATACAAAAATACCTTCGGAATCGTTAACTGATAGTGAATCATCACATACAATAAGCAATGATGGGTCAGAGAATGTTACTCCAGATCTAGCGGTCACTTCAGCATCACCTACTGCTTCAACCGTTTCTACAtcaaatttaataacagttaCGGGAACAGATCCTGCTACTTCTGATACAAACAATCCATTCGGAACCGTTAACTGA